CAAACAAGTTCGCAAAGCAGATATTTTTAAAAATCAAAAATTTTACGCGTCTTAAATAAAAGCTTCTTTCATTTCCGAAATCAGACTTAAAAAAAGTTATCCTGTTTCAAAACTCAAATTTATAATTAAAAAAACAATCGAGAATAGTTTTCATCACACCTCTAATATTAAATTATAATCAATGCGCAATCGGTTGAATTAAATTAATATTTAACAAATAACTTTTATGAATATTTTTTAATTAATAAATTTGGTTTTTAAATAAATATTTATAATTTTACACCACTAAATAAACAAAACTTTTAACTATGAAAATCAATTTCAAGGCAACTATGTCTATAGTTGCTCTCAGTACAGCTTTTGCATTAATCGGATGTGGACATGATGACATCAAAAGTGAGTTCTCTGAAAATCCCAACGAAAACAGTATTGAAAATGCATTTGCAGCAAAAACCGTCGTTCCTCTTGCGAACTGCGTGGCTCCGGGATGGGCTTCTCAAAACGGTGGAACTACAGGAGGCGGAACTGCTGCTGAAACTACTGTAACGACTTATGCTCAATTAAAATCAGCGATTGAAAACACTGCCGTTAAGGTCATCAAAGTTACAGGAACCATCACCATCACAACCCGATTATCTCTTCAGGATCAAACCGGAAAAACAATCTACGGAACAAGCGGCGCAAAGCTTGTATCAACCAATCAGACTAAAGATGGTTCTGGAATTATCAATATTAAAAGATGTAACAATATTATCGTTAGAAACCTGATCTTTGAAGGTCCGGGAGCTTATGATACAGATGGTTGGGACAATGCGATTCTGGATGATTGCCGAAATGTATGGATCGATCACTGTGAATTCAGAGATGGTGTAGATGGTAATTTCGATATCAAAAATAAATCAGATTATATTACGGTTTCTTATACAAAATTCCATTATTTAAAAACTCCAAAAGCAGGTGGTTCTGGTGGAACTGATGATCACAGATTTTCTAATTTAATTGGCTCTAGTGATGGCGCAACAGCCGATGCAGGAAAACTAAATGTAACATTTGTACGTTGTTGGTGGGCTCCGGGATGCAGAGAGCGTATGCCAAGAGTGAGATTTGGTAAAATTCATATCTTAAACAGTTATTTTAATAGCTCTGTAAGCAACAAATGTATTGCAGCCGGAGTCCAAGCAAATATTCGTGTAGATGGAAATGTATTTGAAAATGTAAAAGAACCCATCAATTTAATGAGCGGATATACTGCGGTAACCGTTACTTCAAACAATACATTTACGAATGTTACGGGTAATAAAACAGGTAGTGGAACTGCATTTACACCACCATATTCTATTCCTACTTTGTCGCTTTCCTCAGTAAAATCTGATGTTACCGCTAATGCAGGAGCTACTTTATCAGGAAATATCTGTGAGAGCTACTAAGTTCTAAATAGCAACTTTTATTAATGAAAAAATCCTGATGTATTTGTACATCAGGATTTTGTTTTATTCAGAAATTTATTCTTTTTCAGCCACTTCGGAAAATCGTTTTCAATCAGTTTCGTTCCGGCTTCGTTGTACCAACTGTAGCCCATTCTGCGTTCTTTGGAAACATCTTCGTAATTGAACTTCACACTTCCGTCACGATCACCAAAAACAGGTTTATTGGTCGGAATATCATAAAATCTAGCCCAAACTGCCGAACCTTCTTTTTTAGATAAAACACGCACAGCATTTCCGCTTTCTCTGGAGACATTGTAAGTATAACCATCGATCTTGCTGTCTTTAAACCATTGTATTGCCGATCTAATTGATCTTTCAATCTCCGGAGTTACGGGCTGCATCATTAGAAACTTTACAATATTTACCGATTCTCCACTTGCCAATGACATCGGTTCAAAAGCTCTTGCTTTTTCGGGTTTTAGAGAAACTTCATTGTATTGATCTGCCCAAATTGATAGCTTTCCGTTTTGCGGTATCTGAGTTTTTAAAATACAGACAATACCTTTTTGCAAAGCTAATTTAGATTTTTCTTTCAGTTGAGAATTTACTGCATCAAAACCTTCTTTTCCTTCTGAAATATTATATAAAACCGTCAAAACATTAATCATTGCATTATCGTTGTAGGTCACTTGTTTTCTATAGATTGAAGAGTTTGGAAAATACTGTGGAAAGCCTCCATTCTGATACTGCATCGAAAGCAAATATTGAATTCCTTTTTCGGCAGATTTCAGATAATCAGGATTTTTTGTTGTGCTGTACGCTTTTATTAATCCGTTGATTTCCTTCGATGTGGCATTGTTGTCGATCGTGGCAAGATCATTATTGCCTGATTTAATTATTTTTAAAAGTTGAGCATCTATTTTTTGAGTATAGTCTACATTTTTTTTATCACTCCTATGTTTTCCCCAACCTCCATTTGGAAGCTGATAAACCATCATTTTTTCCGCCAAAGTATCTTTTACCTGCGCCGAAATTCCTGAAAATGCCAAACAAAAAACGGCAACTGAAAGTTTTGATTTAATCATTTTAAACTTATTTAACGGTAATTATTAATGGATTTGCAACTATTTTAGACTGCTTCTGCAAAATGTTTTCCCAATCTTCCTGAGTTTGAATCTGTCCGCTTTTCTGCCATGCAAAACCTGCATAATACGTTAGTTTATCTTGAGGTTTTGTTATTACCAAAAGATTACTCTGATCTGGAATTTCAGATTTAAAAGCTACAGACTTTTCTACAATTTTAGGATTTACTACAATTCCTTCACCAACAAAAGCATCATCTATTTTTTCCCAGTGAAGATAATATCCGTTTTTGTCATTCAATTTAGATTCACCTTCATTTTTATGCAATGTAATTCCAATTGTGTAATTTGGAACTTGTTTTTGTGTTTCAAAAGTAGATTCAAACTTAGAAAAATTAGAACCCAAATCAAGAGAAATTCTTTTGGTTTCTTTCACATCAAACTCGCTCCACGGTGCATAAGTCAATTCGAAAACTGTTCTCAAAGGACCTTCTGCAATGGTTTTAGAGCTTGTAAAGTTTTTGGAAACCTGCAGTTTTTCATCTTTCCAGATTCCGATTCCTCCTGTTCCACGGCTGTCTCCGACATGATAAGGATCGTAACCTTCGCCTCTCGTATCTTTGTGATAATACATAGGATCTGTAAGGTAACCTTTGTACCATTCGTTAATGACTGATTTTTCGGTTCTTTTAAGCCAAATATCTACTCCACTCGAAAGTGTACTTCCTTTTACTCCCGCCAAAGCTTCAGCCTGACCTTTCGGACCGTAAACTCTGAACGCGATCTTATCGTTTTCCCAAGTGTAATCATCAACTCTTTCAGGAACCAATCTTGAATAAGTGGTTAATTTACTTTCAGGAACTGCTGTTTTAGAATCAGCAACTATCGTGTAGGAATTTGTCTTTTTTGCATCTACTTTTGCCTGAAAAAGAACCTCATCGTTTTTGCCGTCTCCATCATTATCAATCCATTGAATCGTAAGATAATTATTTTGAGCATCTTTAATTCTTAGATCTTCTGCTTTATTTTTTCCTAAAAATGTTTTCAGCTGACCAGTTGAAAGAGAAACAATTTCATTTCGAGCAAAATCCTGAGTATTTTTAACCTGAACTGAAGTTTGCGCATTCACAAAATTCGCAGCAATGCAACCGATTGCGCAACTTAACCCAATCATTCCTTTTTTATACATAAACATAAAATGTTATTTTATCAAAAGTAAATATAAATCACTAAATTCAAATCATTATTCACCTTAAAACTTTCTTAAAAGATGAAAATTGATTTTTAATCTTTCTAATTTTTGTAAATTAGATTTTCTTCAAAAACATGGAAAACAAACTTGAATTTACCGAAAAACAAAGATTTACTCAATGGTGGCTTTGGTTATTGCTTTCCGCAGTAATGATCTATACCATTTATAATTTTATTGAAGACCGACAGTATTTTTCTCCACTTGAATTAGCAATATCAATTCTTATCCCAATTCTTGTCATCATTTTATTTCTTGTTATTAGGCTGGAAACCAAAATTGATGAACAGGGAATTTCTGTACGATTTTTTCCGTTTCAAATTACATTCAGATATTATCCCTGGAGGAATATTAAAAAAGCTTATGTCAGAAAATATTCGCCATTAACAGAATATGGAGGTTGGGGAATGCGTTAAGGTCTTTTCGGAAAAGGAAAAGCTTATAATGTAAAAGGAAATAAAGGGCTACAAATTATTTTAAATGATGAGAAGAAAGTTTTGATTGGAACGCAGAAACAAAATGAACTGAAGCAATATTTAGAAAACTCAAAAAAAGTATAATTCCCAACTCTTTCCAGAATCATTCTCTACCTTTGTTGTATGAAAATCCTTGTTGTAGAAGACGAAAAAGAACTTTTAAAATCAATTCATGATTCTTTGATTCAGGAACAGTTTCTTATTGAAACCGCAGAAAATTATCATTCGGCAAGTGAAAAAATTGCTTTGTACACTTATGATTGTATTCTGCTAGATATTATGCTTCCGGGAGGAAATGGTCTGCAACTTCTTCAACAGCTTAAAGACATGGGAAAATCGGAAAATGTCATCATTATTTCTGCAAAAGATTCTCTCGACGATAAACTGACAGGATTGGAACTCGGAGCCGATGATTATTTAACCAAACCTTTTCATAATGCCGAGCTCAACGCCAGAATAAAAGCAGTTCTTCGAAGAAAAAATCAGGAAGGTAAAAATAGTATTGAGATAGCCAATATTGAACTGGATCTTACCGAAAGAACTTTTATTGTTGATGGAGAAAATATTACCCTTAACCGAAAAGAATTTGATATTCTTCATTTTTTTCTGCTTAATAAAAAACGTTTGGTAACCAAAACAGCTTTGGCAGAACATGTTTGGGGAGATCACATCGATCAGGCAGATAATTTTGATTTTATTTATTATCAGATTAAAAATTTAAGAAAAAAACTACAGCAATCGAATGCCGAAATTGAGATTGAGTCAGTCTACGGAATCGGTTACAAATTAATAGAAAAATGAAACTTCTCAATAAATCTATTCTTCATCTGATGACCTATCTTTTGCTGATCGTAAGTTTATGGTCAGTGATTTTTTATTTCAATATGCTTGATGAAATCAAAGGAAGTGTAGATGAAGAACTAGAAAACTATAAAAGACAAATTGTTTTTAAAGCAGAAAAAGATTCCACGATTTTACAGCAAAAAACTTTTGATGAAGGTTTTTTTTCCGTTAATAAAATAAGCGAAGAAGAAGCTCTCAGTTTTAAAGACACTTATGAAGACACTGAAATCTACGCACAAGATGCCGATGATGAAGCTCCGGAACTAGAACCTGTAAGAATTTTGACAACCGTTTTTGAACAAAATGGAAACTTTTATCAACTTAAAATCTTCAATAATATGGTTGAAGAAGATGATCTTGTAAAAGAATTGCTTTGGGATGCTGCAGGATTATACGTTCTTTTGATTTTCAGTATTTTGATGATTAATAACATTGTATTACAAAGACTTTGGAAACCTTTTTATGAACTTCTTGATGAGCTTAAAAATTACCGTTTAGGAATCAGTAAAAGCTTCCCAAATACTGAAACAAAAACCAAAGAATTCAGTGATTTGCAGGATGCCGTTACTACTTTATTGCAATACAGCGAAAAAAGTTACGAACAGCAAAAAGAATTTATTGGAAATGCTTCTCACGAACTTCAGACTCCTTTAGCGATTGCCATCAGTAAACTTGAATTGTTGATTGAAAAAGAAAATTTCACAGAAAATCAGGCAGAAAAGATTGCTGAGATCATGGAAATTATTGAAAGATTGGTTCGTCTCAATAAATCGCTTCTTTTGCTTACAAAAATTGAAAACAAACAGTTTTTTGACAATCAGGAAATTAAAGTCAATGATATTGTTGAAAAAAATATAGAAGATCTTAGTGATATTGCTGAATTTAAAGAAGTCGAAATCATTTTTTCTGAAAACAGCGAGCTCTTGGTAAAAGCTGATGCTGCATTAATCAATATTATCGTTTCTAATTTATTGCGAAATGCTATTTTCCACAATATAAAATCCGGAAAAGTGGAGGTGAAAATTGATGCAAAAAAATTAAGTGTTCTCAATACCGGAACAGATCATTCTTTAAGCCATGAAAAGATATTTACACGTTTTCAGAAATCTGAGCAACATCAGTCTGGAAGCGGATTGGGATTGGCGATTGTAAAAGCGATTGCGGAATTGTATGATTTTTCAGTTTCTTATGATTTTAAAAATGGAATGCATGAATTTTCAGTGAATTTTTAATGCGTTATTTTTTTTAACGCAAAGATTTTCTTGTCTGTCTTAAAATTTAAGGAGCAAAGAATAATCAATAAAATTGATTTTAAGCGTACCTTATTTTCAAGCTTCATAAGCGACTTGTCGCAACCTTTGCTCCTTAGATTTCACTTTTTATATAAATCTTTGCGTTTAAATAATCTGCATTATTTTTTAGGTTTAATAAAAACTACTTTTTACTTTTAAACAAATTCCCATTTCTTTCCAGATTTCTTCCCAAAATTTTCCCGATTCGTACCGTTGATTTGCTGTATGAAAACAACAAAACTAATCTTAGCGGTAGGAATTTTAAACATTTTAGGATGCTTTTCAGCATTCGCACAAACACAATCTAAACCAGTAAAAGTATCTCACGCTGAACCTATTTTTCAGGATTTGGTGAGAGATCTTGGCGCAAGAAAAGGAGAAAAAGAATTTAATTTGGGAGCTGATTTTTCAAGTGGGAAAAATTACAGAGAAAACGGATATTTGGCCGAATATGAATTTGCACCGATGAATCGGTTAGGTTTAGAAGTAGAAACTGATTTCTCTTTTTTCAGTCCGAAAAATAATGCAACCAAAGAACAGATTCCCGGAAACCGATTAGACGGACTCAGACTTTCTGCGCAATATACTTTTTTTGTTTCGGAAAAATCTCAGACTTCTTTGGCTTTAGGGTATACTCAGGTGATAGAATTTACAGATTTCAAAAATTATGGAAAAGGAAAATTCATTACAGGTTTGGTGTACAGTCCGTTTTTTATAGCGGCTAAAAAATGGGGTTCACATATTCACACTTTGGTTTACACTTATCCGATGATTCAACATCAATTGGGAGAAAATAACACTCCGGTCGATTGGCAGATCAATAGTTCGATGATGTATTCTTTACCCAATTCAGGTCATTTTATCGGGATGGAAGTCAATAAAGAAATCAGTCACGGAAAAATGTTGGTGACGCTTCGTCCGCAAGTAAAGATTAAGCTTGATTCTCATTTTGCAGTAGGAATTGTTACTGGAATTCCCGTTTCTCATCAAGATGAAAGTATCTCTTCATTTTTCAGATTG
Above is a genomic segment from Chryseobacterium mulctrae containing:
- a CDS encoding pectate lyase family protein → MKINFKATMSIVALSTAFALIGCGHDDIKSEFSENPNENSIENAFAAKTVVPLANCVAPGWASQNGGTTGGGTAAETTVTTYAQLKSAIENTAVKVIKVTGTITITTRLSLQDQTGKTIYGTSGAKLVSTNQTKDGSGIINIKRCNNIIVRNLIFEGPGAYDTDGWDNAILDDCRNVWIDHCEFRDGVDGNFDIKNKSDYITVSYTKFHYLKTPKAGGSGGTDDHRFSNLIGSSDGATADAGKLNVTFVRCWWAPGCRERMPRVRFGKIHILNSYFNSSVSNKCIAAGVQANIRVDGNVFENVKEPINLMSGYTAVTVTSNNTFTNVTGNKTGSGTAFTPPYSIPTLSLSSVKSDVTANAGATLSGNICESY
- the pelA gene encoding pectate lyase — protein: MIKSKLSVAVFCLAFSGISAQVKDTLAEKMMVYQLPNGGWGKHRSDKKNVDYTQKIDAQLLKIIKSGNNDLATIDNNATSKEINGLIKAYSTTKNPDYLKSAEKGIQYLLSMQYQNGGFPQYFPNSSIYRKQVTYNDNAMINVLTVLYNISEGKEGFDAVNSQLKEKSKLALQKGIVCILKTQIPQNGKLSIWADQYNEVSLKPEKARAFEPMSLASGESVNIVKFLMMQPVTPEIERSIRSAIQWFKDSKIDGYTYNVSRESGNAVRVLSKKEGSAVWARFYDIPTNKPVFGDRDGSVKFNYEDVSKERRMGYSWYNEAGTKLIENDFPKWLKKNKFLNKTKS
- a CDS encoding DUF4861 family protein, whose product is MFMYKKGMIGLSCAIGCIAANFVNAQTSVQVKNTQDFARNEIVSLSTGQLKTFLGKNKAEDLRIKDAQNNYLTIQWIDNDGDGKNDEVLFQAKVDAKKTNSYTIVADSKTAVPESKLTTYSRLVPERVDDYTWENDKIAFRVYGPKGQAEALAGVKGSTLSSGVDIWLKRTEKSVINEWYKGYLTDPMYYHKDTRGEGYDPYHVGDSRGTGGIGIWKDEKLQVSKNFTSSKTIAEGPLRTVFELTYAPWSEFDVKETKRISLDLGSNFSKFESTFETQKQVPNYTIGITLHKNEGESKLNDKNGYYLHWEKIDDAFVGEGIVVNPKIVEKSVAFKSEIPDQSNLLVITKPQDKLTYYAGFAWQKSGQIQTQEDWENILQKQSKIVANPLIITVK
- a CDS encoding response regulator transcription factor; this encodes MKILVVEDEKELLKSIHDSLIQEQFLIETAENYHSASEKIALYTYDCILLDIMLPGGNGLQLLQQLKDMGKSENVIIISAKDSLDDKLTGLELGADDYLTKPFHNAELNARIKAVLRRKNQEGKNSIEIANIELDLTERTFIVDGENITLNRKEFDILHFFLLNKKRLVTKTALAEHVWGDHIDQADNFDFIYYQIKNLRKKLQQSNAEIEIESVYGIGYKLIEK
- a CDS encoding sensor histidine kinase; protein product: MKLLNKSILHLMTYLLLIVSLWSVIFYFNMLDEIKGSVDEELENYKRQIVFKAEKDSTILQQKTFDEGFFSVNKISEEEALSFKDTYEDTEIYAQDADDEAPELEPVRILTTVFEQNGNFYQLKIFNNMVEEDDLVKELLWDAAGLYVLLIFSILMINNIVLQRLWKPFYELLDELKNYRLGISKSFPNTETKTKEFSDLQDAVTTLLQYSEKSYEQQKEFIGNASHELQTPLAIAISKLELLIEKENFTENQAEKIAEIMEIIERLVRLNKSLLLLTKIENKQFFDNQEIKVNDIVEKNIEDLSDIAEFKEVEIIFSENSELLVKADAALINIIVSNLLRNAIFHNIKSGKVEVKIDAKKLSVLNTGTDHSLSHEKIFTRFQKSEQHQSGSGLGLAIVKAIAELYDFSVSYDFKNGMHEFSVNF
- a CDS encoding HAEPLYID family protein, with product MKTTKLILAVGILNILGCFSAFAQTQSKPVKVSHAEPIFQDLVRDLGARKGEKEFNLGADFSSGKNYRENGYLAEYEFAPMNRLGLEVETDFSFFSPKNNATKEQIPGNRLDGLRLSAQYTFFVSEKSQTSLALGYTQVIEFTDFKNYGKGKFITGLVYSPFFIAAKKWGSHIHTLVYTYPMIQHQLGENNTPVDWQINSSMMYSLPNSGHFIGMEVNKEISHGKMLVTLRPQVKIKLDSHFAVGIVTGIPVSHQDESISSFFRLVYEL